The nucleotide sequence agagaatgcagaaataaacccatgcttgtATGGTCAATTTATCTATGGCAAAGGAgagaagaatatacaatggggatgAGGCAGTCTCTCCCAAAaatgtgctgggaaaactgggcagctacatgtatacaaaagaatgaaaccagaccactttttTATGCCATCCACAGAAATaagctaaaaatatattaaagacttAGATGCGAaacttgaaatgataaaatttcttACCAGTATTTTTTAAGACCACAAGTTACCTTCTGTCATCTAAGCATTTTTCTCCAGCCAGGGCAAAGGATCAATTcatgaaagaagcaaataaacCAAATTCCTATAAGATCCTCTATTTTTCCACTTAATACCtactcccctccacacacacacacaccctctatGCCACcctagttttaaataattttgatttggGGTGGAGGAATCATGGAATAAGCATGATCTTGGTTGGGGGATAATAATGCTCTGAGCTCCTTTTATGGCTTACTCTTTAagatgaaatttttctttcttcattcagtgCCTCAGAAATCCTCAGTACCCAATGGCATTAAGTGTCCTGCCTGCTACAATGTGTATGACATTTCTTGCGACCCAGTTCTTCTTGCCTGCACTGGTACAGAGACAAAGCATGTGGAAGTTATTGGCATAGGTACAACTATTTCCACAGGATTCTTGGTGTTCATTTTCTCAAAAGATATATCTGTGCTAGATATCTTTGCTGTGTAATCATTACTCCAAAACTTGGCAGTTTAAAAcaatgagcatttattatttcatggcATCTGAGGGTCAGGAGTCTGGGAGTGGCTTAGCTAAGTGCTACTGGCTGAGTTTCTCATGAAGTTGTAATCTAGCTGTCAGCAGGGCCTGTCACCAGGAAGACCTGCTTCCAAGATCACCCATGTAGTTGTCAGGCTTGGTTCTTCTCTACATGGGTCTCTGTGTGGGCTGCCTGGATGTCCTCATAATGTATTCCCCCACAGCaagtgatgagagagagagagagagagagagagagagagagagataagagagatggagggagggaggaagagcacTAACTGGCATTTCTCAGGGCAAATGATGacggaggaagaagaggaggagaagagggagggaggaaggagatacTACAGTTTCAAAGTAATCAAATATCAGAAGTGACATTTCTTCACTTCTGTTGTATCCTGTTGGTTGCACAGATCAACTCTGATACAACATGGGAGAAGAGTATACAAGGACATGAATACTAAGAGATTGAAGGCCATCCTAGAGACTAACTACAATGTACAGCAGAGGCTGATACAGAGCCAAGTCCTAGTTCACTCTCCAAAGTTTGGAGGGAGCCATCTatcagaagagagaagggaggagaggagaggatgaggagaggagagggaagatgaAGAGAACATAACTGCTTCCCACAGCAGATTCTGAGACTTGGGAACATGTCATATCATGATCTCCTTGAATGGGAACTTGGGTCATTGGCCATCACCCTCTTCAACAAAGAGGGTGATACCTCAGTTCTGGTTTTATCATCACTACCATTATTGCTATTACCCAAATCCCATGATTCAgcactttatttttcatgatatgATTCTGAAATCTGCAGAAGGACTTGCCATTTTCCTGAGAAAAGTATGGACTTGTAATAAAATGCAaacatgcagggatccctgggtggcgcagcggtttggcgcctgcctttggcccggggtgcgatcctggagacccgggatcgaatcccacgtcaggctcccggtgcatggagcctgcttctccctctgcctgggtctctgcctctctgtctctctctgtgtaactatcatgaataaataaataaataaatctaaaaaaaaaaaaaaaaagaagatgcacaCATGCTATTCAGATAGAAAACAACAGGTACCAAGGGGCTGTTTAGCTGAATACATGAGTTCTGATCTCAGGCTTTTACCTCTCTTCCAACCATCTCTCCCCTAGTCAGAAGGCACTGACTCCAGTCTCAGCTATGCATCTGACACAGCAGGGGCCCTTTGGGATTCATCCTAAACTGAGATGTCGGACCCAAAGGGAACTAAGTCTTGGTCCCTGGACAGAGATGGAGCTGTGGTTCTTGCTTCTTTCACATAAGGCGGAGGGGAATTCTGGGGCATTTTGTGTACCCTTTTCTTCCCCGAGGGAGGCGGATAGGATAGGATGTGGGTAAAGAGGGGAGACAAGAGAGAAGACTAActcttggatttttcttttggCAGATAGTcctatatttatgatttttgccATGGGTTGTGCTACTGAAACTGCAActtgaggaatataaatatattgaataacATAAAAATCCATACCAACTGTACAGAATAAAGCAATGGAGATCCCCACTGATGTTCATCACCTCATCAATCTTGACTGGTCCCTTCTTGCTCAAAGCCTTGCTTTGAAGTTTACACACTTCCAAGCTCATAATCCTACAAACCTAAAATGTTGGAGTCCTCTGATGACTCCCCTCCCCAACATTCCCCAGACATTGCATAATTAAATTGCTGATATTTCCTTAAGTATGTTTGTAATCATTTGTTAGTAactcaggtgaaaaaaaaatcttatggggaggggtccctggggtagctcagtggttggcaCCTGCGTTTGGcacagggagtgatcctggaatcctgggattgagtcctacatcaggatccctgcatggagcctgcttctacctctgcctgtctctgcctctctctctctctctctttctgtgtctctcatgaataaataaataaataaaatatatttttaaaaaatcttattcattcatctaatgGATTCTTTCTTCAACCCAAGTAATAAGTAAGGAAATATTAGATAGCATCTCAGGCTGTGTCCTCCACAAGTCAGGGGCAGTCACAGCCATTCTTCATGTGATGCCATGAGGAAGCAGAGGGGCAAGGAATAACCCTTACAGGATCCAAACTATGATGTCCTCATGGTGCTGAACACAACAGACACCCTGATACCTGCTCAGATGGATCTCTTGATTCTCCAAATTCAGTTTCCTACAGGGTGTAGTAAGttgcttaaaagaaaagaatacctcACACGTAATTATGACCTTCTGGGAAACAATCTGTTGTCTGTATCATGCTGGGGACCTCACACTCTATAAGCTTATCTGAGCCTGAAATCTACATAGACTGTGGCCTTCTCCTTGGGGCTATGTCTCCATTTTCTCCTCCCTGGGCTTTTGAGGAGGCAGTGTGCAGAGTTTATATGTCCAGGACTCATTTTATGCACATTCTCActgtgtgctcagcacagtgATGGAAACTGTAAAATACACAGGGTCCTCCCTCAGGGATAAGGAGCTAACCCACAGAGAATGATGAAAGGATTGCATGTAACTGCACGGAAAAGGAGGTAGAGTCAATGCTGGTACACAAAGGCGGTAAACTGAGACAAGGCTTGAGGAAGGAATGTATATGAAAGTGAAGTTTCCACTGGGGAAATGGTAGGCTAAAAAATGGTTAAACAGCAAAGTCCCCAGAAAGGCAGTAAATCAAAATAGAGCCTACACAGGAGACCTTTGATAAGGAAACCCTTAGGGTAATAATGGGAAATCCTGTGCTGATTCAACTCCAAGGAGGTCACATCAGCTCAAGTGGGCTGGTGTTGCTGTTACCACCACatacattttacagaggaaaagtGGCAACAGGATGGAGACTCTAACCCAAATGGTCAATTTACAATCTTGGACTTTATTCTCTGTGCCATCCTGCCTCTCAACCAATAACCAAGTCCTGGACACATTAGTTAGCTTGGGGCTACCACAACAAAGCAACATGAACAAGGTGGgttaagcaataaaaaaattacttttctcagttctggaagctggaagtttGAGACCAAGGTGCCATCAACACTGTTGTCTTCTGAGGTCTCTCTTGGGCTATTTCCCCCGTGTCTTCACATCATCCTTCCTCTACATGTGTCTGCTATATATTGGATGTTTGTGCACCCTACTCCCAAGCAATGGTATTGGATAGTGGGGACTTTCAAAGCCTGCCACCCTCATGAACAgcattagtgcccttataaaagaggctccacagagctcccttgccccttctactgtgtgaggacacaatgagatgGCTGTCTATGAACCTGGAAGAGAATCCTTACCAGACATTGAGTCTGCTGGTCCCTTGGTCTGgtcttccaggctccagaactgtgagaaataaatttctgttgtttataagccatcaGTTGTGTGTTATCTGGTTGTAACAGTTCAGATGGACTAAGGCAGTGTCTGTGTCCCAATCTTCTCTTATAAGGATATCAGCctgattggattagggcccactatAGTGACCTCATCCTAAAAGGCTatgtctccaaatacagtaaAATTCTGAGGTATTGAAGACTAGGACTCCAACATATTAATTTTGGcagaacacaattcaacccatagcaAAGGGTTATAGAGTAAATGACTTTAGGCATTTAGAAAAACTTTTCAGCTATTGCTCCAGTAGGAAGTGGTTGGTGCAGTGTCAATACACAGTGTATACTTAATAAGCATAAcccattattctttttcttctctgcatcCTTCTCATCTATACCCAttatcttcccatttcttttccccaattttcctttcatttttctactaATTATTTCCCCATCTTGCTAATCTTTCCCTGAACTTCATTCTCTTCTGGAATAAGCAATGTGGGTGTCAACAGTCATATCTCCAAGAGAGCACTGCAGTCATTCATGGGTGTGGCAGCCAATTGATCACTGTATTCTGTGGGTAAGAATATGGGGCTAGAGAGCAGCATCTGCATCTCAGGAGAGAGATTCCATGAGGTCAGGGACCTCTGAAAGAACACATTTGTCCGTTTCTTCAAGATATCAAATAGGGAGAGGGTGGTAAGATGGGGAAATAGCAGGTGGTAAGATGGGGAAATAGACCCTAGGCTTCCCTCATCCCTTTAACACAgcttgataaatattaaataattctaaacactcaagaaatcaatctgaggacTGATAGAAAAAActgcacaagtagagggagagaaaagacacATTGTGGAGGATAAGAGGTGTGGAGATGTGatttggggcggggggcggagaaTCAGGtgctgcagagaggagggagccctggtgATGGAGAGAGGTtcgagaaagagaaaggaatgctcTGGGATCACACAAGGAAAACACTTTCCCCAAACCATTgattgggaaaatgagaggggctgagtTCCATGAGTTTTACAACCTGTGAGGttcaaagactggagttttagagGT is from Canis lupus dingo isolate Sandy chromosome 16, ASM325472v2, whole genome shotgun sequence and encodes:
- the LOC112670491 gene encoding protein RoBo-1-like isoform X1; protein product: MCQASPQVVHHAGQTEKGSSYNMLERKVVLQASKCVPRTFSATLGDNQTFRYNYQCCQEELCSQGDFQVPQKSSVPNGIKCPACYNVYDISCDPVLLACTGTETKHVEVIGIGTTISTGFLVFIFSKDISVLDIFAV